One window of Streptomyces sp. NBC_00273 genomic DNA carries:
- a CDS encoding MFS transporter, whose product MTAAQAGPAGTAGNAGNTKLILLTLAAGQFLMALDSSVMNVSIATVAEDIGTTVSGMQGAITAYTLVMAMLMISGGKVGALIGRKRAFMIGCVIYGLGSLTTSLAPNLTVLLLGWSFLEGVGAALILPAIVALVASNFDKAQRPAAYGLVAAAAAVAIAVGPLIGGFATTFFSWRWVFAGEVVMVLVILLLARRIADAPPEHRPRIDVVGAVLSAAGIGLFVFGILRTSEWGWFRPKAGGPSWFGVSPVVWLVLAGLMLVWLFFRWEARLATRGAEPLVDPELLKNRQLSGGLTMFLFQYLVQMGVFFVVPLYLSVALGLSALHTGALILPLSITLLAAAIGVPKFSPNASPRRVVRRGILAMFAGAVILMAALTPDSGPEVVTVPMLLIGLGIGLLASQLGAVTVSAVPDEKSAEVGGIQNTVTNLGASIGTALAGSIMIAVLTTSFLTSIDQNPAIPADVKTQAHTALAGTAPFLSDEQLSEALEAAGTDPVVAQAALDANEKARIEGLRAALALLALAALLALFFTQRIPAAQPAAGRGPADAPS is encoded by the coding sequence ATGACAGCGGCGCAGGCGGGCCCGGCCGGGACGGCCGGGAACGCGGGGAACACGAAGCTCATCCTGCTGACCCTTGCGGCCGGGCAGTTCCTGATGGCCCTGGACAGCTCGGTGATGAACGTCTCGATCGCCACGGTGGCGGAGGACATCGGCACCACGGTGAGCGGTATGCAGGGCGCGATCACGGCCTACACGCTGGTAATGGCGATGCTCATGATCAGCGGTGGCAAGGTCGGCGCGCTCATCGGCCGCAAGCGGGCGTTCATGATCGGCTGCGTCATCTACGGACTGGGTTCCCTGACGACCTCGCTCGCCCCGAACCTGACGGTCCTGCTGTTGGGCTGGTCGTTCCTGGAGGGTGTAGGAGCGGCGCTGATCCTGCCCGCGATCGTGGCGCTCGTCGCCTCGAACTTCGACAAGGCGCAACGGCCCGCCGCCTACGGCCTGGTCGCGGCGGCGGCAGCGGTGGCGATCGCGGTCGGACCGCTCATCGGCGGCTTCGCGACCACCTTCTTCTCCTGGCGTTGGGTGTTCGCCGGGGAGGTCGTGATGGTCCTCGTCATCCTGCTGCTGGCCCGGCGGATCGCCGACGCGCCCCCGGAGCACCGGCCGCGGATCGACGTGGTCGGTGCGGTCCTGTCCGCGGCGGGCATCGGGCTGTTCGTGTTCGGCATCCTGCGGACCAGCGAATGGGGCTGGTTCCGGCCCAAGGCCGGGGGCCCCTCGTGGTTCGGCGTCTCGCCCGTCGTCTGGCTGGTGCTGGCCGGGCTGATGCTGGTCTGGCTGTTCTTCCGCTGGGAGGCGCGCCTGGCGACGCGGGGCGCTGAACCGCTCGTCGACCCGGAGCTGTTGAAGAACCGGCAGCTCTCCGGCGGGCTGACGATGTTCCTCTTCCAGTACCTCGTACAGATGGGCGTGTTCTTCGTCGTCCCGCTCTACCTGTCGGTGGCGCTCGGCCTGTCCGCCCTCCACACGGGCGCGCTGATCCTGCCGCTCTCCATCACCCTGCTGGCCGCCGCGATCGGGGTCCCCAAGTTCAGCCCCAACGCCTCACCCCGGCGCGTCGTGCGGCGGGGCATCCTGGCGATGTTCGCCGGCGCCGTCATTCTCATGGCCGCCCTCACCCCGGATTCCGGCCCGGAGGTCGTCACCGTCCCCATGCTGCTCATCGGGCTCGGGATCGGGCTGCTCGCCTCACAGCTCGGGGCCGTCACCGTGTCGGCCGTACCGGACGAGAAGAGCGCCGAGGTCGGCGGCATCCAGAACACCGTCACCAACCTCGGCGCCTCGATCGGCACCGCCCTCGCCGGGTCGATCATGATCGCCGTGCTGACGACCTCGTTCCTCACCTCCATCGACCAGAACCCGGCGATCCCGGCCGACGTCAAGACCCAGGCGCACACCGCCCTCGCCGGCACTGCCCCTTTCCTGTCGGACGAGCAGCTCAGTGAAGCCCTCGAAGCCGCGGGTACGGATCCGGTGGTGGCCCAGGCCGCACTCGACGCGAACGAGAAGGCGCGGATCGAGGGTCTGCGGGCCGCACTCGCCCTCCTCGCTCTGGCGGCCCTGCTCGCCCTCTTCTTCACCCAGCGCATCCCCGCGGCCCAGCCGGCCGCGGGGCGCGGCCCGGCCGACGCCCCGTCATGA
- a CDS encoding DUF2252 domain-containing protein, translating into MTMRDTTATAAPTAAEEGPGLSAEDRAVNGRAARAATPRSAHGDFEPSSDRADPMDVIERQSATRLQELVPIRYGRMAESPFRFYRGAAAIMAGDLAGTPDSGIRAQLCGDAHMLNFRLLGSPERNLLFDINDFDETLPGPWEWDVKRLATSLVIAGRENGYSDGERASIVTAAVRSYREQMRAFAGMRTLDVWYARVDETHLQALAEGSLHTRGRKNVSEALSKARGRDSLQAFEKLTEVVDGRRRFAAVPQLITPASELLPGQDQDSVEDQIREVVGRYKLSLQTDRKHLLQQYSIVDMARKVVGVGSVGTRCWIVLMLGRDGDDPLILQAKEAGDSVLAAYAGPSEYATGGERVVAGQRLMQAASDIFLGWQQTHGLDGLERSFYVRQLRDWKGIAEPARMVPRGMRVFAGLCGVTLARAHARSGDRIAIAAYLGRSGVFDQALVRFAESYADLNERDHQRLVDAIASGRVTAVAA; encoded by the coding sequence ATGACGATGCGCGACACGACGGCGACCGCGGCCCCGACCGCGGCGGAAGAGGGTCCCGGGCTCTCGGCCGAGGACCGGGCCGTGAACGGCCGGGCCGCCCGGGCGGCGACTCCCCGATCCGCCCACGGGGACTTCGAGCCGTCGTCCGACCGGGCGGACCCGATGGACGTCATCGAGCGGCAGTCCGCCACCCGGCTGCAGGAGCTGGTGCCGATCCGCTACGGCCGAATGGCTGAATCACCGTTCCGCTTCTATCGGGGCGCCGCCGCGATCATGGCCGGTGACCTGGCCGGCACACCCGACTCGGGTATCCGCGCCCAGCTGTGCGGCGACGCGCACATGCTGAACTTCCGGCTGCTCGGCTCCCCTGAACGGAACCTGCTGTTCGACATCAACGACTTCGACGAGACGCTGCCCGGGCCGTGGGAATGGGACGTCAAGCGGCTGGCGACCAGTCTGGTCATCGCCGGCCGGGAGAACGGCTACTCCGACGGCGAGCGCGCGTCGATCGTGACGGCGGCGGTGCGCAGCTACCGCGAGCAGATGCGCGCTTTCGCCGGGATGCGCACCCTCGACGTCTGGTACGCGAGGGTGGACGAGACGCACCTCCAGGCGCTGGCGGAGGGCTCGCTCCACACCCGCGGCCGCAAGAACGTGTCCGAGGCGCTGAGCAAGGCGCGCGGTCGCGACAGCCTGCAGGCGTTCGAGAAGCTGACCGAGGTGGTCGACGGCCGGCGCCGCTTCGCCGCCGTGCCGCAGCTGATCACACCGGCTTCCGAACTGCTGCCGGGTCAGGACCAGGATTCGGTCGAGGACCAGATCCGGGAGGTCGTCGGACGGTACAAGCTCAGTCTCCAGACGGACCGCAAACACCTCCTGCAGCAGTACTCCATCGTCGACATGGCCCGCAAGGTGGTGGGCGTCGGCAGTGTCGGCACGCGCTGCTGGATCGTCCTGATGCTGGGCCGCGACGGCGATGACCCGCTGATCCTGCAGGCCAAGGAGGCCGGTGATTCGGTGCTCGCCGCGTACGCGGGCCCCAGCGAGTACGCCACCGGGGGCGAGCGGGTCGTGGCCGGCCAGCGGCTGATGCAGGCCGCGAGCGACATCTTCCTCGGCTGGCAGCAGACGCACGGGCTCGACGGCCTCGAACGGAGCTTCTACGTACGCCAGCTGCGCGACTGGAAGGGCATCGCCGAACCCGCCCGGATGGTACCGCGCGGCATGCGGGTCTTCGCCGGCTTGTGCGGCGTGACCCTGGCGCGGGCGCACGCCCGGTCCGGCGACCGGATCGCCATCGCGGCGTACCTGGGCCGTAGCGGCGTCTTCGACCAGGCGCTCGTGCGGTTCGCGGAGAGCTACGCCGACCTCAACGAGCGCGACCACCAGCGTTTGGTGGACGCCATCGCCTCCGGGCGGGTGACCGCCGTCGCGGCCTGA
- a CDS encoding molybdopterin-dependent oxidoreductase: protein MRFTPPPNPPITFTARLHDARTATAIGRLLGLAVVVCFATGVLSHFLQHPPVWLADRLPSRPYWGYRLTQGLHVASGVAAIPLLLAKLWTVYPRLFVWPPVRSVRHALERLSVAVLVAAAVFQLFTGLLNTFQWYPWPFSFVPVHYAVAWLLLGALLLHVAVQWPRIRDHFTRRSAGTLALPEADGPDRRQLLAAVAAGVGAVTLTTVGQSVTALGPLELFAPRSPAHGPQGLPVNRTAAAAGVTEASLDGWRLTLAGPRPAVLTLAELRALPQHEVTLPIACVEGWSKSARWTGVRVRDLLERAGGGPDARCRVVSLEVAGAYRVMEMGHLYAQDPLTLLALRLNGEVLSLDHGYPARIIAPNRPGVLQTKWVGRLEVV from the coding sequence ATGCGCTTCACTCCGCCCCCGAACCCGCCGATCACCTTCACGGCGCGGCTGCACGACGCCCGTACCGCAACGGCGATCGGCCGCCTGCTCGGGCTCGCCGTCGTCGTCTGTTTCGCCACCGGTGTGCTCAGCCACTTCCTCCAGCACCCGCCGGTCTGGCTCGCCGACCGGCTGCCGAGCCGCCCGTACTGGGGCTACCGGCTCACCCAGGGCCTGCACGTGGCCTCGGGCGTCGCCGCCATCCCGCTGCTGCTCGCCAAGCTGTGGACGGTCTACCCGCGGCTCTTCGTCTGGCCGCCGGTACGGTCCGTGCGGCACGCGCTGGAACGCCTCTCGGTGGCCGTGCTCGTCGCCGCCGCGGTCTTCCAGCTGTTCACCGGGCTGCTGAACACCTTCCAGTGGTACCCCTGGCCGTTCTCGTTCGTGCCCGTGCACTACGCCGTCGCCTGGCTCCTGCTGGGGGCGCTGCTGCTGCACGTCGCCGTTCAATGGCCGCGGATCCGCGACCACTTCACCCGCCGCTCCGCGGGCACCCTGGCCCTTCCCGAGGCCGACGGGCCGGACCGGCGGCAGCTGCTGGCGGCCGTCGCGGCGGGGGTCGGCGCGGTCACGCTGACCACGGTCGGGCAGTCCGTCACCGCGCTCGGCCCGCTGGAGCTGTTCGCTCCGCGCAGCCCGGCCCACGGTCCGCAGGGGCTTCCGGTGAACCGTACGGCCGCCGCGGCGGGCGTCACCGAGGCCTCGCTGGACGGCTGGCGGCTGACCCTGGCCGGGCCGCGCCCGGCCGTCCTCACCCTGGCGGAGCTGCGCGCGCTCCCGCAGCACGAGGTGACCTTGCCCATCGCCTGTGTGGAGGGCTGGAGCAAGTCCGCCCGGTGGACGGGGGTGCGGGTACGGGACCTGCTGGAGCGGGCCGGCGGGGGCCCGGACGCACGCTGCCGGGTGGTGTCGCTGGAAGTGGCGGGCGCGTACCGGGTGATGGAGATGGGGCACCTGTACGCGCAGGACCCGCTCACCCTGCTGGCGCTGCGCCTGAACGGTGAGGTGCTGTCCCTGGACCACGGCTACCCTGCGCGGATCATCGCCCCGAACCGGCCGGGCGTGCTCCAGACCAAATGGGTCGGACGACTGGAGGTGGTGTGA
- a CDS encoding class I SAM-dependent methyltransferase, which translates to MTAQLVEPALAWRADPYADALRAGQGPLYLRRSDGWLLPLDVERWCAEPDEADEGVLARCTGPVLDIGCGPGRLVATLAARGHRALGVDVTPEAVARTTRAGGSALCRSVFDPLPGEGRWGTVLLIDGNIGIGGDPAALLRRAAQLAAPDGSLLVEVTTADVDERVEVHVDDGRGGHGAPFWWARLGARALCGEAADAGWTRSAGWQAAGRSFVDLRR; encoded by the coding sequence ATGACGGCCCAGCTCGTCGAACCCGCCCTCGCCTGGCGGGCCGACCCCTACGCCGACGCGCTGCGCGCCGGCCAGGGCCCCCTCTACCTGCGGCGCTCGGACGGCTGGCTCCTGCCGCTGGACGTGGAGCGGTGGTGCGCCGAACCGGACGAGGCCGACGAGGGCGTCCTCGCCCGCTGCACCGGGCCCGTCCTGGACATCGGCTGCGGCCCCGGGCGCCTCGTCGCCACCCTGGCCGCACGCGGGCACCGGGCGCTGGGTGTGGACGTCACCCCCGAGGCCGTGGCCCGTACGACGCGGGCCGGCGGCAGCGCCCTGTGCCGGTCGGTCTTCGATCCGCTGCCCGGCGAGGGACGCTGGGGCACGGTCCTGCTCATCGACGGCAACATCGGCATCGGCGGCGACCCGGCCGCACTGCTCCGCCGCGCTGCCCAACTCGCCGCACCGGACGGCTCCTTGCTGGTCGAGGTGACCACCGCCGACGTCGACGAACGGGTGGAGGTCCACGTCGACGACGGCCGCGGCGGCCACGGGGCGCCCTTCTGGTGGGCCCGGCTCGGCGCCCGCGCCCTCTGCGGCGAAGCCGCGGACGCAGGCTGGACCCGGTCCGCCGGTTGGCAGGCCGCGGGCCGCAGTTTCGTGGACCTGCGGCGCTGA
- a CDS encoding YhjD/YihY/BrkB family envelope integrity protein, protein MWSERKARWRERSRELAAAAKRTQERAETRFPVITHVTERMIGVNIFDSATRLAAQCFLTAVPLLFVVASFAPEGVRDQLVSSVRTMFGLTGQASAQLGDMLDGSGEEDIRNAVGAVGAVIVLLSATAVSRAMQRLCKRAWQIPRGGTRVAIWRWFAWILAWMVLLIFQGPVRDGFGLGLWLGIPLTLLLQTAAWWWSQHLLLGGVIEWPPLLPGALITAAAVTALSLGARFYMPIALNRSLATYGSTGSVFVVLSWLIVLCVAVAIGITLGAALAQEPYLARRLGSPVPGGLRQESP, encoded by the coding sequence ATGTGGTCGGAGCGGAAGGCACGGTGGCGCGAGCGCTCCCGGGAGCTGGCCGCGGCCGCCAAACGGACGCAGGAGCGGGCCGAGACCCGGTTCCCCGTGATCACCCATGTCACGGAGCGCATGATCGGCGTGAACATCTTCGACTCGGCCACCCGACTGGCCGCCCAGTGCTTCCTGACCGCCGTGCCGCTGCTCTTCGTCGTCGCCTCGTTCGCCCCGGAGGGGGTGCGCGACCAGCTGGTCTCCTCCGTGCGCACGATGTTCGGCCTCACCGGACAGGCGAGCGCCCAACTCGGCGACATGTTGGACGGCTCCGGTGAGGAGGACATCCGCAACGCCGTCGGAGCGGTCGGCGCCGTGATCGTGCTGCTGTCGGCGACCGCGGTGAGCCGTGCCATGCAGCGGCTGTGCAAGCGTGCCTGGCAGATCCCGCGGGGCGGGACGAGGGTCGCGATCTGGCGCTGGTTCGCCTGGATCCTCGCCTGGATGGTCCTGCTGATCTTCCAGGGGCCGGTCCGTGACGGATTCGGACTCGGCCTGTGGCTCGGGATCCCCCTCACGCTCCTCCTCCAGACGGCGGCCTGGTGGTGGAGCCAGCACCTGCTGCTGGGCGGGGTGATCGAGTGGCCCCCGCTGCTGCCCGGCGCGCTCATCACGGCCGCCGCCGTGACCGCGCTGTCGCTCGGAGCGCGGTTTTACATGCCGATCGCCCTCAACCGGTCGCTCGCCACGTACGGGTCCACCGGCTCGGTGTTCGTCGTCCTGTCGTGGCTGATCGTGCTGTGCGTGGCGGTCGCCATCGGCATCACCCTGGGCGCCGCGCTGGCGCAGGAGCCGTACCTGGCACGGCGGCTGGGCAGCCCGGTGCCGGGCGGGCTGCGGCAGGAGAGCCCCTGA
- a CDS encoding glycosyltransferase family 2 protein, whose protein sequence is MTSSACAPPRADLVLPCLDEAQALPWVLARVPAGWRAIVVDNGSTDGSAEIARSLGATVVQEDRRGFGAACHAGLLAARADLVCFCDCDASMDPGLLAAMAASVAAGEADLLLGRRRPQGRGAWPVHARAGNLALARMLRRRTGLRLHDLGPMRVARREALLGLELTDRRSGYPLQMVVRAADAGWRVAETDVPYLPRSGKSKVTGTWRGTWQAVRDMRKVLAEPPGIRSDPAEGVSA, encoded by the coding sequence GTGACTTCATCAGCTTGTGCTCCGCCCCGCGCGGACCTCGTACTGCCGTGCCTCGACGAGGCACAGGCCCTGCCCTGGGTGCTGGCACGCGTACCGGCCGGGTGGCGCGCCATCGTCGTCGACAACGGTTCGACCGACGGCTCGGCGGAGATCGCCCGGAGCCTGGGCGCCACCGTCGTGCAAGAGGACCGGCGCGGTTTCGGCGCCGCCTGCCACGCCGGGCTCCTCGCGGCCCGCGCCGACCTGGTCTGCTTCTGCGACTGCGACGCCTCCATGGACCCCGGGCTGCTCGCCGCCATGGCGGCGAGCGTCGCCGCGGGCGAGGCCGACCTGCTGCTCGGCCGCCGCCGCCCGCAGGGGCGCGGCGCCTGGCCGGTACACGCCCGCGCCGGGAACCTCGCGCTCGCCCGCATGCTGCGCCGCCGCACCGGACTGCGACTGCACGACCTCGGACCGATGCGGGTCGCGCGCCGCGAGGCACTGCTCGGCCTGGAACTGACCGACCGGCGCAGCGGCTACCCGCTCCAAATGGTCGTACGGGCCGCCGACGCCGGCTGGCGCGTCGCCGAGACCGACGTCCCGTACCTGCCCCGCTCCGGGAAGTCCAAGGTGACCGGCACCTGGCGGGGCACCTGGCAGGCGGTACGGGACATGCGCAAGGTGCTCGCCGAGCCCCCGGGCATCCGGTCCGATCCCGCCGAGGGGGTGTCGGCATGA
- a CDS encoding TIGR04282 family arsenosugar biosynthesis glycosyltransferase: MSTLLVIAKAPVAGRVKTRLTPHFTPEQAARLARAALQDTLAAVLDTPARRRVLVLDGTPGPWLPHGIEVVPQCAGGLDARLAAAFARAAGPALLIGMDTPQVTPDLLARGLDFGEADAWFGPADDGGFWALGLAEPDPALLLGVPMSLPTTGQLQRARLTASGRAVRDLPELCDVDTPADAARVAAAVPGTRFAALHSGLRTVTR, from the coding sequence ATGAGCACCCTGCTCGTCATCGCCAAGGCCCCCGTCGCCGGCCGGGTCAAGACCCGCCTCACCCCGCACTTCACCCCCGAGCAGGCCGCCCGCCTGGCGCGCGCCGCGCTCCAGGACACCCTGGCCGCCGTACTCGACACCCCGGCCCGGCGGCGCGTCCTCGTACTCGACGGAACGCCCGGTCCGTGGCTGCCCCACGGCATCGAGGTCGTGCCGCAGTGCGCCGGCGGGCTCGACGCCAGGCTGGCCGCAGCCTTCGCCCGGGCCGCCGGACCGGCCCTGCTCATCGGCATGGACACCCCGCAGGTCACCCCGGACCTCCTTGCCCGCGGACTCGACTTCGGCGAGGCGGACGCCTGGTTCGGCCCCGCCGACGACGGCGGGTTCTGGGCGCTCGGCCTGGCCGAGCCCGACCCGGCCCTGCTCCTCGGGGTGCCGATGTCCCTGCCGACCACGGGCCAGCTGCAGCGCGCCCGACTGACCGCCTCCGGGCGGGCGGTACGGGACCTGCCCGAGCTGTGCGACGTGGACACCCCGGCCGACGCGGCGCGGGTCGCCGCCGCCGTGCCCGGTACCCGCTTCGCCGCCCTGCACTCGGGCCTGCGCACGGTGACACGATGA
- a CDS encoding glycosyltransferase 87 family protein gives MKPRTVPPVPTAVAALVALTAVLVLTIRHDGYFTDAAGLFLRYAACWALFALAVLALRRVPADRARPLLLAGALAVAATGLVAPPRTSTDSYRYAWDGRVQSAGISPYDHAPQDPGPARLRDPWLFPTGADCAGPDRAPLPGGGPVPHCTRINRPAVHTIYPPVAEAYFLAVDRLSPAGARHKPLQIGAGLLSLGVTGALLLILRRRGLDPRRAAYWAWCPAVPIEAVNNAHVDVLGVLLAVTGLGLVAERGLPRRAAGGLVLGAAVATKLMPAVVLPGALSGVRRVRDAAAVLVPAAAFVLLSYLPYVLLSHGSVLGYLGGYVDEEGYDDPSAGSRYALLRLVLPDSWTFPVLLAAMTGVSLYVMRRGDPRQPWSGALLVTGCAFALLTPGYSWYALLLIALVALDGRWEWLGLALAGAAVYLLAPVFGHRPALGASAYGAAVLVILVAAVLRRRRGPGRPGAGSRPEIAGGGQRPFDGRVRNS, from the coding sequence GTGAAACCGCGCACCGTCCCGCCCGTCCCGACCGCAGTCGCGGCCCTCGTCGCCCTGACCGCCGTCCTCGTCCTCACCATCCGCCACGACGGCTACTTCACCGACGCCGCAGGACTGTTCCTCCGGTACGCGGCCTGCTGGGCGCTGTTCGCCCTCGCCGTGCTCGCACTGCGCCGGGTCCCGGCCGACCGGGCCCGGCCCCTGCTCCTCGCCGGGGCCCTCGCCGTCGCCGCGACCGGGCTGGTGGCCCCGCCCCGTACCAGCACCGACTCCTACCGCTACGCCTGGGACGGGCGGGTCCAGTCGGCCGGCATCTCCCCGTACGACCACGCCCCGCAGGACCCGGGACCGGCCCGGCTGCGCGACCCCTGGCTCTTTCCCACGGGCGCCGACTGCGCGGGCCCGGACCGTGCCCCGCTTCCCGGCGGCGGCCCCGTCCCGCACTGCACCCGCATCAACCGGCCCGCCGTGCACACCATCTACCCGCCCGTCGCCGAGGCGTACTTCCTGGCGGTGGACCGGCTCTCCCCGGCCGGAGCCCGGCACAAGCCGCTCCAGATCGGCGCCGGCCTCCTCTCCCTCGGCGTGACGGGCGCGCTGCTGCTGATCCTGCGCCGCCGGGGCCTGGACCCGCGCAGGGCCGCGTACTGGGCGTGGTGTCCCGCCGTACCGATCGAAGCCGTGAACAACGCCCACGTGGACGTCCTCGGCGTACTGCTCGCGGTGACCGGCCTCGGCCTCGTCGCGGAGCGCGGCCTTCCCCGCCGGGCAGCGGGAGGCCTGGTCCTCGGCGCCGCCGTCGCCACCAAACTCATGCCCGCCGTCGTCCTACCGGGCGCGCTCTCCGGGGTGCGCCGGGTCCGCGACGCGGCCGCCGTCCTGGTCCCGGCCGCCGCCTTCGTCCTGCTCTCCTACCTGCCCTACGTCCTCCTCTCACACGGCTCCGTCCTCGGCTACCTCGGCGGCTACGTGGACGAGGAGGGCTACGACGACCCCTCCGCCGGCTCCCGCTACGCCCTGCTCCGCCTCGTGCTGCCCGACAGCTGGACGTTCCCGGTGCTCCTCGCCGCCATGACGGGCGTGTCCCTGTACGTGATGCGGCGCGGCGACCCCCGGCAGCCGTGGAGCGGCGCCCTCCTGGTCACCGGGTGCGCCTTCGCGCTCCTCACCCCCGGCTACTCCTGGTACGCCCTGCTCCTGATCGCCCTCGTGGCCCTGGACGGACGCTGGGAGTGGCTCGGCCTCGCCCTCGCGGGCGCGGCCGTCTACCTCCTCGCACCGGTCTTCGGCCACCGGCCGGCGCTCGGCGCGAGCGCCTACGGCGCCGCGGTCCTCGTGATCCTGGTGGCCGCGGTGCTCCGGCGGCGGCGGGGGCCCGGCCGGCCGGGCGCCGGGTCCCGCCCCGAGATCGCCGGAGGCGGGCAGCGGCCGTTCGACGGCCGGGTCAGGAACTCGTGA
- the helR gene encoding RNA polymerase recycling motor ATPase HelR, translating into MTSPTTTSAFDLPARLSPKADPALIGRDEKHFAAVAESLEQTITELSDRLEALRRAPGRLGREAMDRDVEIHRLTGRLRALRRFGLDLCLGRMVGEDDPEPVYVGRLGLTDGAGGRLLIDWRSPAAEPFFAATHADPMGLASRRRYRWTRGRIGDYWDEVFTADGFEGHAALDDQSAFIAGLDGSRSPRMRDVLATIQSDQDAIIRAGSRGALVVDGGPGTGKTVVALHRTAHLLYSDPRLGHRRGGVLFVGPHQPYLTYVADVLPSLGEEGVQTCTVRDLVAEGAGAEADPRVAFLKSSADMVKAIEKAVRIYEEPPTEGMTVTTPWSDVWLSPDDWAEAFEAVAGTAHNEAREQIWEELVTILLDKFDDEDLSPDLLGRSLRYDEELVAALDRAWPTIDAADLVGDLWSVPSYLRMCAPWLSREDVAALQRADARAWTVSDLPLLDAARQRLGDPESARRLRRRSAAVAAERERMSGVIDDLLAADDDGEGAVTMLRGKDLQDSLIDEGALPGADPDLLAGPFAHVVVDEAQELTDAEWQMLLLRCPSRSFTIVGDRAQARQGFTESWRERLERIGLDRIDVASLSINYRTPEEVMAVAEPAVREALPDANVPTSVRSSGVPVVHGSVADLDAVLDAWLDAHADGVACVIGAEDIGAGAFRETSRVRSLTPGLSKGLEFDLVVLVDPQTFGTGIEGAVDRYVAMTRATQQLVILTSS; encoded by the coding sequence TTGACTTCCCCTACCACCACCAGTGCGTTCGACCTTCCCGCCCGCCTCTCCCCCAAGGCCGATCCGGCGCTGATCGGCCGCGACGAGAAGCACTTCGCGGCCGTCGCGGAGAGCCTGGAGCAGACGATCACCGAGCTGTCCGACCGTCTGGAAGCACTGCGCCGGGCCCCCGGCCGCCTGGGCCGCGAAGCGATGGACCGGGACGTGGAGATCCACCGGCTGACGGGTCGTCTGCGGGCCCTGCGGCGCTTCGGGTTGGACCTGTGCCTCGGACGGATGGTCGGCGAGGACGACCCCGAGCCCGTGTACGTCGGGCGGCTCGGCCTCACCGACGGCGCGGGGGGCCGACTGCTGATCGACTGGCGCTCGCCCGCGGCCGAGCCGTTCTTCGCCGCGACCCACGCCGACCCGATGGGCCTGGCGAGCCGCCGCAGGTACCGCTGGACCCGCGGCCGGATCGGTGACTACTGGGACGAGGTGTTCACCGCCGACGGGTTCGAGGGACACGCCGCGCTCGACGACCAGTCCGCCTTCATCGCCGGACTGGACGGCAGCCGGTCCCCGCGGATGCGTGACGTGCTCGCCACCATCCAGTCCGACCAGGACGCCATCATCCGCGCCGGTTCGCGCGGCGCCCTCGTCGTCGACGGCGGTCCGGGCACGGGCAAGACCGTCGTGGCGCTGCACCGCACCGCGCACCTCCTCTACTCCGACCCCCGCCTCGGTCACCGTCGGGGCGGCGTGCTGTTCGTCGGTCCGCACCAGCCCTACCTGACCTACGTCGCCGATGTGCTGCCCAGCCTCGGCGAAGAGGGCGTGCAGACCTGCACGGTGCGGGACCTCGTCGCCGAGGGGGCCGGGGCCGAGGCCGATCCGCGGGTGGCGTTCCTGAAGTCGTCCGCGGACATGGTGAAGGCGATCGAGAAGGCCGTCCGGATCTACGAGGAGCCGCCCACCGAGGGGATGACGGTCACGACCCCCTGGTCCGACGTCTGGCTGAGCCCGGACGACTGGGCCGAGGCGTTCGAGGCCGTCGCGGGCACTGCGCACAACGAAGCGCGCGAGCAGATCTGGGAGGAGCTGGTGACGATCCTGCTCGACAAGTTCGACGACGAGGACCTCTCGCCCGACCTGTTGGGCAGATCTCTGCGGTACGACGAGGAGCTGGTCGCGGCGCTCGACCGCGCGTGGCCGACGATCGATGCGGCCGACCTCGTCGGGGACCTGTGGTCGGTGCCGTCCTACCTGCGGATGTGTGCTCCGTGGCTCAGCCGCGAGGACGTGGCGGCGTTGCAGCGCGCGGACGCCCGGGCCTGGACGGTGTCCGACCTGCCGCTCCTGGACGCGGCGCGGCAACGGCTCGGCGACCCGGAGTCGGCACGGCGGCTGCGGCGGCGGAGCGCCGCGGTGGCGGCCGAACGCGAGCGCATGTCCGGGGTCATCGACGACCTGCTCGCGGCCGACGACGACGGTGAGGGCGCGGTGACGATGCTGCGCGGCAAGGACCTGCAGGACAGCCTGATCGACGAGGGCGCGCTGCCCGGGGCCGACCCGGACCTGCTCGCCGGACCGTTCGCGCACGTCGTCGTCGACGAGGCCCAGGAACTGACCGACGCGGAGTGGCAGATGCTGCTGCTGCGCTGCCCGTCCCGCAGCTTCACCATCGTCGGGGACCGCGCCCAGGCCCGGCAGGGGTTCACGGAGTCGTGGCGGGAGCGGCTGGAGCGGATCGGGTTGGACCGGATCGACGTGGCTTCCCTGAGCATCAACTACCGGACGCCCGAGGAGGTGATGGCGGTGGCGGAGCCGGCCGTCCGGGAAGCGCTCCCGGACGCGAACGTGCCGACCTCGGTCCGCAGCAGCGGCGTTCCCGTCGTGCACGGCTCCGTCGCGGATCTGGACGCGGTCCTCGACGCCTGGCTGGACGCGCACGCCGACGGGGTCGCCTGTGTCATCGGCGCCGAGGACATCGGGGCCGGCGCCTTCCGGGAGACCTCCCGGGTCCGGTCGCTGACCCCGGGGTTGTCGAAGGGGCTGGAGTTCGACCTCGTCGTCCTCGTCGACCCGCAGACCTTCGGCACGGGGATCGAAGGAGCGGTCGACCGCTACGTCGCCATGACCCGGGCGACGCAGCAGCTCGTCATCCTCACGAGTTCCTGA